AAGAAATCACCCATTGGAGAAGCGTGGATCGCTCCTGTTGATGTTGTGTTGTCAGAACACGACATTGTTCAGCCCGACCTTTTATTTATTACAAACGAACGAAAATCAATTGTTACCGAAGCCAATGTTCAAGGCGCGCCAGATTGGGTTTGTGAAATACTATCTCCTTCATCCATTGAAAGAGACCGCGATCTGAAATTAAAACTCTACTCGCGACATGGCGTGAAAGAATATTGGATTATCGACCCCGAAGCCCGGAGTATCGAAGTCTATTGCTTTGAAGATAATGTATTGACTCTTAAACAGACTTCACTTTCCGGCTCAGCAGTTAGCTATTTGTTGCCCTTGTTTGAGGCGAGGGTTGATGAAGTGTTTGCAAAAATCGCTTCATCATGATGGACCACGTACAATGACGAATGGCTGCCCGTTTGAACCATCAAAAATCCAACAACTGATCCGCCTGTGGGCCATACGCCTGGGTCTCTTGTTCTTTCTCCTATTCTGGCCGGCGATGTGGTTCATGCGCGTTGCGGGGATTGCTGGCTGGCTGGATGCAGAAACATCAGGCGGCGCGTTGGCGCGGTTTTGTTATTCCATCGTCCATTTTCCACTCACGCTTCCGCCTTATTCATTGACGCCGATGGCGGGCGCGGTGAAGTATCTATTTTTGGGGTTTTTGCTTGGGCTTGTAATTGATTGGGTGCGTTCAAAATGTCAAACGGCGCCTGAAGGTCGTGATGAAGTGAGCGATATAAAAGAAAACGGGGCCGAATAATCAGCCCCGTTTTTGTTTTGTCTATGCAGATTTGATGTTATCCCGCCAAGCCGTCGAGAAAACCTTTCAACCGTTGTGCGCGTAAGGGGTGGCGCAACTTACGGATCGCTTTGGTTTCAATCTGGCGGACGCGTTCGCGGGTGATGCCGAAGCGGTTGCCCACTTCTTCCAACTTGCGGGGTTGCCCGTCATCTAGACCATAGCGAAGACGAAGTACCGCTTCTTCACGCTCGGTGAGTGTTTCCAGCGCTTGTTCAATCTCGCCTTCAAGCGAGGCATGGCTGGCTTCATCAACCGGAGAACTGATCGACCCGTCTTCAATGAAGTCGCCGAGAAAACTATCTTCGCTTTCATTAATCGGCGTTTCTAACGAGACGGCGCGTTGAACGACGCGGGCGAGTTTCATGTATTTCTTTACCGGGATGTCGACGCGGTTTGAAATTTCTTCCGGCGTGGCTTCGCGGCCCAACTCTTGTTGTAATTCTTCCGACGCCTTAATGATGCGGTGCCATGTGCCCTGCAGCCCGACCGGGATGCGGATGTCGTGGGCCTGGCTGGCGCAGGCGCGGGAAATCGCCTGGCGAATCCACCAAGTGGCGTAGGTGCTGAACTTAAAGCCGAGCAGGTGGTCGAATTTCTCCGCCGCGCGCATCAGGCCGATGTTGCCCTCTTGGATCAAGTCGAGCAGGTGGACGCCGCGATGGCGAAAGCCTTTGGCGACCGAAACCACCAAACGTAAGTTGGCGCGCACCAAATCCATCTTGGCGCGTTGTGCTTCTTTTTCGCCCTTGCGGATAATCTTGACCGCGCGGAACAAACGATAAGGATCGTCGTTTGCGTCAAAAAGCGATTGCAAAATGTCTTTCGAGTCCGTCAGTTTTTTGATCTCTTTGTGCACGTCTTCTTTTTTTAAATGAGAAACCATGCACAACTGGCGGATCGATTTGTCGGTGTGTTTATCTTTTGACGCCAAACGGTCCGACTGTTTCGGCGTGAGTTTAAACAGGTTTTCGATACGCTCGCACTCTTTGATGGCGCGGTCGGCGCGAAAGGCGCGGCGCTTGAGGTCGTCGGCGGATTCCTGAACGGTTTCGGGAGCGAAGGCGATTTTATAGAGGTCTTCGCCCGCTTTCTCAAAGAGTTCTCTCGATTCGTCAGGATTTTTGGTCATGATTTCGATGGCTTTAAGCGTCTTCGTGTGTACGCGGTCCAGTTTACGCTTTAAGCCGCCGATGAAGCGATTGACTTCGCGCTCGGTTTTGGCGTTTTCCGGCACGGAGTTCATTACAACGTCGAGGCGGCGCTTGCCTTTTTTGATGCCTTCAACGATTGCTTGCAGAAATTCGACAGCCTGTACGCTACGGACAACGCCGATGCAGATTTTTTTGCGGCCATCTTGCATGCGTTGAGAAATTTCTTGTTCGTCTTCTTTTGTGAGAAGAGGGATACTGCCGATTTCACGAAGATAGAGACGCAAACTGTTATGGGCGGCTCGCCGGGAATTGCGAAGCGCCTTGCTATCCAATTCACCTTCAACCGGACGGGCGATAGACGGGAGAAAAAGTTGTTCTTCTTCCTCGTCAACTTCTAGGGTGAAATTGATTGATTCGTCATCTAAGAAATCTTCGTCTTTGTACAGGCTGGTGCTCGCTAGACTAAACGTCATTGCAGCCTTCTCCTTCTTGAAACATGGATTCAGAAAATTCGTTCTCGTTCGCTTCGTTTCCCTCAACCAAACTAACGAATGGAACTGAAATTGATTACGCTACGACTGAGTTGGCGGCAGGCCTGCAAGATGGCTGGAGCACGTTGAGTCCATCGTCTTTTGGCGCCAGCCATTTCGAGCTACCATGCGACCCGCTTGAGTCATTCGCAATATCTGCGATGGTCATTCGCCGCAATACATCTAACATGCTCTGTTGCGCTTCATGAAACAGGTTCACGAGTGAGCAACCGTCTTGCATCTCGCAACCGCGTTCTTCCCAAAGGCAGGTATATTGCGCGGCGTCGGTGTCTATCGCCATTACGATGTCGGCGATGGTGATTTCTCCGGGAGGACGTTTAAAGACGAAACCGCCTTTTTTGCCTCGGATCGACTTTAGAATTCCTGACTTGGTTAGCCAGTGCATCACACGCGCTAAATAGGTTTCCGACGCATGAACGCTTTTGGCTAAGTCTTTTATTTGTATGGGTTGCTGATTGTCGTTGCGCGCCATATACCATAGGGCGTGCAGAGCCATATCAACACTTTGTGTAAACCTCATCGAACTATTCCTAATTTAAGATGACAATGGTTGTCTGGTTTTTAGACGCCATCCTAGATGAAAATACGCTTGGAGACAACTTGATGGCTGGCAAAGATGAGGGAATAATCCGTATGTGGCCTCAATTTCTTGTTGAATTGATGCAACCATATAAAAATATATCAGATATTCGCTAATGTGTAACCCTTTATCTTAGATTTTTTACATAATTTATTTAGTGGATGTTTTGTGATTATAAGTTTAATTCTTTGAACAAGTTAAGTTTTTTTTGATTCGGTGAATTCAACAGAGTCGATGAAAAAAAAGTTCGATTGAATCGTAAAATCTGTGCATAGGCAAAAAATGGACGAAAAGTCATACAAATTTGATCGCATGCAATTATTCCTGACTCGGCTGTCTGTGAGCATATATATATTTGTCGGTGTTGCCGCTGTTTCTGCGCAAGAACTCGATCAGTGGTTGTTGTTACGGTGGCCGCTTCGTGAGGCGACAAGCATCGGAGAAGAAATCGCTACCGCTGATTTTGAAAACGCTTGGCACGAAAACCGCATCTATCGCCATGTTCAAAAACCTCTGCATATCATTGAGCCATCCAGCGATTCGTTAGCCGAATATCTTGACCAACTACGAGATTTTCAGCCCCAATGCGTCGAGGCGGATTGGGAATTTGCCCAAGCCCATCTCAATTCGGCGGATGTTATGTATGTTCCGGTGCTCCGATTTCGCCGACCGTTTCAGATACAAGCCGAATTGATCCGGGAACTGTCCGGTTCTCCCGCAACAAATTTACTCGGCGTCGTTTCTCCTGATTTTTCGATAGGCGGCGGCATCCAAATTGCCCGGATGCAAGAACAAGGCGGCCCTGACATCCAATGGCATTCGTTCGCGTCGCCGCGAGAAACGTTACGACAACTTTTTGTTGGCGCGATCCACGCTGCAGCAGTCCCGGAGGGGTATTATGATCTGCTACTTCGGGAGATGGGGCGGACGGACCTGACCGACCGGTTTGAGCGAGAACGGTTCCCGGCTGAAACGCTTCGCGTGTATTGGCTTCGTGAAGATGTATATCGAGACCTGTTTTTGAGAACAATTATCACGGAGACGTGGTTGAGAGACCGCTTTGCGAGTCGGCTCGAACGCTTTGCGAATGATTCAGTCCGCGCCTCCGATTAAATCGGTTACAATATTTTATCTCTATTATTGATTGCGACGCCCATGATGATGGAAACAAACCTAGCATCCACCCAATCGCACAACCCCATTTTGATCATTGATATCGAAGGGCGAATTGTCGATGGCAACCCCGCGACCCGCTCGTTTGTGGGAACCGAACAAACAACCATTCAGTCATTGACCACGAACGCCGATTCGTTATTTGCGGCGATTCAAGAATCAAGCCAATCCAAACAGCCGGTTTCGGCGCATGTGAAATTTCATGAACAAGAATATGAAACCTTTGTTCGGATCGTTCCCCTGTCATTCGGAGCGCAGCCAGGCGTCGAACACTTTCTGCTTGAAATAGAGTCGGAACACGGTGACTTGCAACGCCTCGAAGAAGCCGCCCGCAGCAACGACCAGCGCGTATTAAAGCTGAGTGAGCAACTGGCGTTTGTGACCCGCGAACTCTTAGATAAAACCACCCAACTCGCCGAACAAAAAAGCAAAACCGAAGCCATTATTAATGGTATGGATGAAGGCCTGTTGGGATGCGACGAAACCGGCGCCATCGTGCAATTCAATGATGTTGCGGGGCGCTTGTTGCAACTGAGCCGGGCGTCGGTCTTGCGTAAGTTGCTACATGAAGTTTGCCCGGTGGTGTCAACGGCGGTGGGGTATTCTCCTGATGAGCCGTCATCGGTTAAAAAACGCAACATCAATTTGACCATCGCCGGGAGGGACGTTCGTATATTCTCTTCGCCGATTGTGGAAGATGAGCGCTTCGTCGGGTTTGTCTTGATCCTACTCGATCGTACCAAACAAGCGGAACTCGACCGCTTGAAAGCCGACTTGATTTCAATCGTTTCTCACGAGATGCGCTCGCCGCTGACTTCGATCAAAGGGTATATTGATTTGATCCTTGGCGGCGATTTGGGCGACGCGCCGGATCCATTAAAAAATTATCTGACCATTGTTTCACAAAACGCCAACCGCTTAGCGTCGCTCATTGACGACATGCTTGATCTGTCCCGGCTTGAATCCGGCAAACTCAGCATGACGTTCGGCAAAGTGGATGTGAACTTTTTATGCGAATATGTGTTTTTGTCGCATAAGCCCCAAGCCGATCAGAAGAAGATCGCTCTCGTTCGCGAAACCGATGAGAATTTATTTATTTCCGGCGATAATGACCGCTTGCAACAGGCGCTGACGAATTTGGTCTCGAATGCGATCAAGTACACGCCGGACGGCGGCGCCGTGGAGATTCGCGCCTCCCGTGAAGGAGAGGGCGTTGTGGTTCGGGTCGTCGATAACGGATTTGGAATTAGCCAGGCCGACCAGCAACGGCTGTTTCAAAAGTTCTTCCGCGTGAAGAATGCGCAAACGCGCCATATCGGCGGGACGGGGCTTGGCCTATGTATCACCCGGACGATTATTGAAGCGCATCACGGACATATCTCGCTTGACTCAGATGAAGGGAAGGGTTCGACCTTCTCCATGCACTTTCCCGCGTATCATGCTTAGAGCGTTTGTCAAAATTACTTAATCGTTTGCTGCGTATGGCATGAGTACATCATAGCGTTCCACCTATACATACAAAAACGCGAGGCTTTCGCCCCGCGTGCGGGAGTGTTGAAACCAACCGCCATACTATACTCTCAGGCCGTCAGGTCGATTTTGTCGCTTCCCTTGGGAGCATTTTGAGCGCTCTGTTGGGGCTGCGGCGTAGAGGCTTCGGCCTTGGCGACCGGTTGAACCGCTCCTTCGGCGACTTTGACGCCGTTGGCGCGTGAGCCAATTGAGAAAACCAACTGTGATACGGCTTGTGTTCCGGAAACGCCATCCTGAGACATAATACTCTCCTTCCACTGCGATAAGACCGACGAGCGGAACGGTTAGGCTCCGCTCATCGGCCTCGCTCACCTCTCTAGCCGAGAAGTTGTAGGAATCCCTGACTTTGAAAATTCGCCTGCGCGAGGACGGATACGCCCGCCTGTAACAGGACCTGGTTCTGAGTGAATCGGGTTGTTTCCGCCGCGATATCTGCGTCGCGAATTCGTGATTCAGACGCCGTCAAGTTTTCGGATGCAACAGTCAAATTCGAGACGGTTGATTCGAGACGGTTGGTCGCCGCGCCGAGAATTGAACGCGTACGGTTTACTTGGTCGAGCGCTTCGTCAATGATGCGAATTGCTTCGTTGGCGCCAGTTAAGTTGGTGATGTCGATGTTAGACACCGTTCGTCCACTGTCGCGGCCAAAGCCCAAGTTGTCT
This genomic interval from Candidatus Hinthialibacter antarcticus contains the following:
- a CDS encoding Uma2 family endonuclease gives rise to the protein MTEHAVKEELKYTYQDYCLFPEDKRYEIINGDAYMVPAPLTRHQKIIGKLYVLMVDYLKKSPIGEAWIAPVDVVLSEHDIVQPDLLFITNERKSIVTEANVQGAPDWVCEILSPSSIERDRDLKLKLYSRHGVKEYWIIDPEARSIEVYCFEDNVLTLKQTSLSGSAVSYLLPLFEARVDEVFAKIASS
- a CDS encoding Rrf2 family transcriptional regulator, with protein sequence MRFTQSVDMALHALWYMARNDNQQPIQIKDLAKSVHASETYLARVMHWLTKSGILKSIRGKKGGFVFKRPPGEITIADIVMAIDTDAAQYTCLWEERGCEMQDGCSLVNLFHEAQQSMLDVLRRMTIADIANDSSGSHGSSKWLAPKDDGLNVLQPSCRPAANSVVA
- a CDS encoding ATP-binding protein, which produces MMMETNLASTQSHNPILIIDIEGRIVDGNPATRSFVGTEQTTIQSLTTNADSLFAAIQESSQSKQPVSAHVKFHEQEYETFVRIVPLSFGAQPGVEHFLLEIESEHGDLQRLEEAARSNDQRVLKLSEQLAFVTRELLDKTTQLAEQKSKTEAIINGMDEGLLGCDETGAIVQFNDVAGRLLQLSRASVLRKLLHEVCPVVSTAVGYSPDEPSSVKKRNINLTIAGRDVRIFSSPIVEDERFVGFVLILLDRTKQAELDRLKADLISIVSHEMRSPLTSIKGYIDLILGGDLGDAPDPLKNYLTIVSQNANRLASLIDDMLDLSRLESGKLSMTFGKVDVNFLCEYVFLSHKPQADQKKIALVRETDENLFISGDNDRLQQALTNLVSNAIKYTPDGGAVEIRASREGEGVVVRVVDNGFGISQADQQRLFQKFFRVKNAQTRHIGGTGLGLCITRTIIEAHHGHISLDSDEGKGSTFSMHFPAYHA
- a CDS encoding sigma-70 family RNA polymerase sigma factor, which gives rise to MTFSLASTSLYKDEDFLDDESINFTLEVDEEEEQLFLPSIARPVEGELDSKALRNSRRAAHNSLRLYLREIGSIPLLTKEDEQEISQRMQDGRKKICIGVVRSVQAVEFLQAIVEGIKKGKRRLDVVMNSVPENAKTEREVNRFIGGLKRKLDRVHTKTLKAIEIMTKNPDESRELFEKAGEDLYKIAFAPETVQESADDLKRRAFRADRAIKECERIENLFKLTPKQSDRLASKDKHTDKSIRQLCMVSHLKKEDVHKEIKKLTDSKDILQSLFDANDDPYRLFRAVKIIRKGEKEAQRAKMDLVRANLRLVVSVAKGFRHRGVHLLDLIQEGNIGLMRAAEKFDHLLGFKFSTYATWWIRQAISRACASQAHDIRIPVGLQGTWHRIIKASEELQQELGREATPEEISNRVDIPVKKYMKLARVVQRAVSLETPINESEDSFLGDFIEDGSISSPVDEASHASLEGEIEQALETLTEREEAVLRLRYGLDDGQPRKLEEVGNRFGITRERVRQIETKAIRKLRHPLRAQRLKGFLDGLAG